ACGTTCGGGAGCACGCAGTCGAACTCCTCGCCGCGGGTAGCATCGACGCCGGCGGGGAAGGCGACGACGCCGCACAGGACGCAACAGCTGTTAGCGATCGCTTCGTCGACCGACTCGCCGACGACGAAGATGCCGTTCGGGAGGCCGCCGTAGAGGCAGCCCCATCGGTGCTGGGCACGCTCTCGGTAGCGTCGAGCGTGGTCATAGCAGATCGGTTACTCGAACGTGCGGCGAGCGACGACCTGCGGAGCCGCCGCCGCGCGTTTGACGCCCTCGAGTCCGTCGCCGACGCGCTCCCCGGCGAGCGCATCGAGCGCGTCGCGACCGTCGCACTCCTCGGACTCGCGAGCCATGACTCGGGGACGCGGTCTGTCGCGGCAGACCTCCTCCTCGCCGTGGTCCCGCGCCTCGCGGCCGATCAGGCAGCCGCAGTTGCGGCTGGGGTCAGCGCCGCGAGCGATTCGTATGGCGACGTCATCTTTGACGGCCTCGATATCCTCTGGGCGCTCGCTAGCACTCCGGGGACCGAGGTGGCGGTCGCTCGAGGCTTCGCGCGGACGCTCACCGCGAGCCGTGTCGCCCGCGACCACCTCACCGACGCCTCAGTCGGATTCGACGTGACACACGCGCAAGTCCGGCGGCTCGTCGACGGCCTTGTCACCAAGCTCGCGGCCACGGACGCTGACACGGCTGCAGACACTGACGCGGATGCGGAAGCAATCACCGCGCTCGACGTCGTCGCGACGACGTTGCCGGGCGACCGCATCGAACCGATTGTCGACACGCTTGCGATCGCCGCCATCAGCGAGGACGCGGCCGTGCGGATGGCAGCGTTCGATGCGCTCGAATCCGTCGCAGGGGCTGCTGCCGACGCCGCTCCGCGATCGACGTGGACACCACTGGGACCCCTGCTCGTTCACGACCGACCGCGGGTCCGCCGTGGTGCCCTCCACGTCGTGACGCACGTCCTCAGCGCCGGCGGTGACCCAGACGCGGCAGCGGTCCGGGCCCGCGAATCAACCAGCACGACCGGAGCGTCCCCCCTGGCAGCGACTGGGTCGGACGAGGGTGCCGTCTTACGCGCGGTCCTCGAGGACTGTCTGACGGACGACGAAAGTATCGTGCGCGTCGCGGCGACGCAAGCGATTCCTGCCGTCGCAACCGTGCACAGTACACCCGGCTCCTCCTGGGCAGTCGAGCATCTCTACGAACGGATGAACGACGATAGCGCGCAGGCGCGACTGGCCGCCGTCGAGGGCCTCCGGGACGTGATCGGCCACGCTGACAAGGTTCGGACGCCGGTTCGTTTCCGTCTTGCCGATCTCGTGGCGGACGACCCGAAGGTGAGCGTCCGCACAGCCGCCGTAGAGACACTACTCACGCTCGATGGCGCTCCCTCGCGTGCCGTCATCAACGACGCGGCTGTTGCGTTACAGGACGACGTAGCGACGGTTCGCGAAACGGCAGTGGAAGCGCTCCCCGGATTCGTCGAGCGCGTCGAGGCGTCCCTCGACCTGCGTTCACGTATCATTGTCTACCTAGGCGAACGGATCGAGGACGACGATACGGGGCGCGTGCGACGCGCAGCTGCGGAGGCGGCTGCCGAGGTCGTCGCATCGGTCGTCGACGACTTCGACGAACACGACGCCGCAGGCGACGATCTTTCGGGCAAGTGGCCGCCAACGGAGTGGGTTTGCGACGCGCTCGAGGACGACAATGCGGCGGTCCGCGACGCGGTCGTGGACAACCTCCCCAGTTTTGTGGCCGCGCTCTCTGGGCAGAGGGCGGCGGTCGCCGCACGCTACCTCGTCATCGCCGGACGGGAGTCGGGGAACTACCCGACCGACGCCGACCTCGCAGCCCTGACCGCGCTCGCCAACCACCTCGACCCGACCGCGTTGCCGCCCATCGAGAAACACCTCGTTGCCGCCCTCCCGGACGCCGAGGGCGAGACGGTTTCGGCCCTCGCGGTGGCCCTTGGCGCGGTGACGGACGGTCAGAAGGGCTTCGCGAACGACGTCGTCGAGACGCTCCTGGACCGCATCGCGACGTCCCCGCATCCAACGGGACCGTTCGGCCAACGGCTGCCGTCGCCACGGGCAGAGGCCGCGCGCGAGGTCCTCGCCGACCTCGTCGAAACGTTCCCGGAGAGGTTTGGCGGGCGCGTCGACCCCGAGTTGCTCACACCGTACGTCGGCCACGAACGAGACGCCGTCTGCGCAGCCGCGGCGACCGTCCTCGCGGCCGTCGTCGAGCACGGCGAGAATCCAGACGCCGCCGTCCGGACCCGAGACGATCTCCGCGCGTGCCTCGCCGTCGAGGACCTCGCCGAGCCAGCACGGCTCGCGGTCCTCTCGCTCCTCGCGGACGACAGGGAGCTTGCACGCAGTCACACGCTACCCGATGACCGGTGACTCGAGGCGATGCTCCCGGTCGCAGCCGAGTGTCCCGACTGTTCTTGTTCTGGTTGGAAAACAGATTGGACATAAAAGGCGAGTTTAGTCAAAGACCAACACCGCGTCCGAGAGCGTGGCGGCCGTGCGAATACGTATGTCGACCGAATCGACGACCCGATGCGAGTTCTGTGGGAACGCGGACGAAACAGTCACCACCCGACCGGGCCGCGGAGCGCAGGCGCTCTGTGACACGTGCGACGCGTGGATCACCGAGCGGATGCGCGAGATGACCGTCGTCGTCCCCGACGCATTCACCTGTGAGGAGCGCGGGGGCGACGTCGATCCGGCGACTGGGCGTACACTCGCGCTCGATCCCAGCCTTGGAGTGGTGGATGCGCTCGAGTTCACCACCGGCATCAGCTACGAGGCCATCGGCAAGCTCGAAGCCGCGGGGTTCGAGACCGTTAGCGACCTCTGGACAGCCGACCGGGACGAACTGCTTGCAGTCCCATACGTCGAGCCGAAGGACGTGGACGCTATCATCCAGGGGATCTCGACGCAAGCGGTTCAGGACTTCGAAGCGGACCTCGACGAACTGGACGACGCCAAGGACGGTACCGAGGACGTCTTCGGTGAACTGTCCAGCGAAGACACAGGTACCAACGAGCCGAGTGAGAAGGACCCGGATGACGACGCCGAACTCCTCTGAATGGTCCCTCCGATCCGGGCCCCAAACGATCTTTCGGAAATCTTCCGTAATAAGTAACCAGCCGCAATCATCAGGTTTGGGTTATAAATCTATTGTTCGGTGTTTGGCCCGAGACCAGCTCCGCGACGGTGTGCGGCTACGTTTCGTGTATGTCGTGGCACAACGACTTCGACCCCGACTGCGAGAGCGGACACGAACCGACCGCGATGTTCGACGACGTCCCCGTCCAGCACGGCCAGAGCCGGACGTACGTCTCCCCGACCTGCGGGCGCGAGGTCCACGCCTCGAACGTCCCCGGCGAGAGTGGGCCGTCCACGCGAGAGCTTCGCACCGGCACGCTGTCCGCGGACGCGCCGGCGAACCACGTGCGGTCCCGCGGGCACGGAGGGTGATTCCGATGCGGAACACCACCACGAGCGAGAGCGACGCGTCCGGCTGGAACTGGCTCGGCGTCGCCCCCGCGGACACCGCGGGCCGCGTCAAGCTCCCCCGCTCCCTGCTCGAAGAGGGCGTCTTCGACCAGCACGAGGAAGCTTACTGGAGTCACGAGACCACCACCGGCACGCTCGTCGTCTCCTCGGCCCCGCTCGAACTGGAGGGCTACGAGACCGTGGCGGCGCGGAAGATCGGGAGCGAGGCCGACGGTCACCGCTGTACGGTCCCCCACCAGTACACCGAGGGCGACTCGGACCTGGCGCACATCGCCATCCAGGGCGCCGAGCCGACGTTCGACGGCAAGGAGCGCGTCCACTTCGTCTACCACGACGCCGTTATCGAGCGCGAGACGCCGTGGTGCTTCGTGCTCCGTCAGAGCGAGTTCGAAAACCGACTGCTCGCGCCCGGCGACTGGCCCGAGACCGTCTTCCCGGAATCAACGCGCCTGCTCTGAGGACTTCCCCTTTTCGAAGGTAACTCCGGGTTGCGTCGTGTGGGCCCCTCGACGTCAGATAGGAGACGACCGTCGGTCGTCTTTCGGCCCCATCTCGTCACCACGGTCGACGTAGCGTCACCGAGCACTGGGACGGAGCAACTCACTAAGACAGTTCTAGGCACGGAGAGGTGGACCCGTGGCCGAACCCGTAGCGGTGGGCTCGTCCGGCAGTTCCACGTCAGCCGGTGGCACAGAGGAGCGTGGCCGAGGGGAGGAGTGCAATGCGTGCAGCGACGATGACGGCGGTGAGCGCGAGCTGAAAGAGGTCCGCGCCAACGAGCGACAGCTGCGTGACGGTGGCGAGCTGGAGTTGGCCGTCGGCGAACGACACCAGCGTCGTGTACGGCAGGTGGCCGTTCGACCGGAATCCAGCGACTGCGAGCAGTACGCCCTGCACGCGGTTGATATCGTCGAACAACAATAGCGCGACCAGGCCGGCGTACGCACCAGGACTGAACAGGACGAGCTTGAGGCGGCTCGCCCCTATCAGTTCTTCGAACGTGACGACTGCCGTCCGACTCAGGCCGCCGGACTGTCAGGCCGTAGTTACAATCACCATCACCGCCGGCGTCACTGCCGCGATGTGCGCCAGATGCGCCAGATAGACGACGATGCCTACTCTCTCCCAGAACTCTTGGAGACCGTCGTGGTCTCGCTCCGAAACAACTGGTTGCTGGCGTGCAACACTAGTTTCCGGCGAAGCCACCCCCAAGGCGGGAGTCGCGTATACAGCCTTCGCAATCCGGAGTTGTTTGAAGCAGGCGTGCTCGGCTAGCGCGCGCCCTGGCCTCCAGCGGTAGCCGTTACCGGAACGGCTCGACTGTCGGTCTCGGCCAGCAGTGAAACGATCCGCACTCTCGATTCGACCGACGAGACGTCGTCCAAGTGATGAACCAGTTGCTCGACAATCGGTTCCGGCAACGAACGAACGCCCTCGAGGGTCGAAACCAGTTCGATGACTGCCTCCTGTGTCCGCTCAATCCCCGCCAGTGCGCTCTCGACGAGCAGGCGATCTTCGTCAGGACCCGACTGTAAAAGCAGATAGACGACTCTAGAGGGTTCGATGACACCAGCACGGAGTGCCGACTCGAGCAATTCGAAGCCAGCCGTCGACCCACCTTCTTCCTGGAAGTGATCCGCAAACCGTTGCCTGTCCGGGGATTCCGAGTGTCGGAGTTCCACGGCTCGAAGCGCTCCGAGCTCCTGGGCATAAGTCCGCGCTCTTCGAGTCCGAACCCGTGACTTGGCGTGCGTGATGAGAGGGTCGTCCTCGCCCCAGTCGGAGTACGCGGTGATGATGCCGAGTACCGTGGGATCGTCTGCTAGCTGTGCGCTGATCGCCTCGCTGGGCCCGTACGCGAGTGCGATTACGTATCCGGTCGCGACGTACAGTCGTCGTTTCTGGGGCGATTCCTGCGAGCGAACCGCGTCCCACATTCGACGTGGGGTGCCCTCGAGTCGCTGTGGTGCTCTGTATCCAGCGCCGAAGGCGAGCGCTGCTGCCACCGATCTGGCGCGGGGGCTTGCTTCGTTAGCCACCCGTTCGGTCAGGATATCGAGCGCCTGTTGTATCTCCGAAATGCCCACTATTCGTTCGATCTCGCCGGCGATTCTCGCGGCCGTACTTGGTTTCAAGCCGCCCTCTCTGTCCGTTGCCGCCCGTAGCCCGTCGAGTTCCGCGGCCGAGTACGCGGTTTCGTCTGCGAGCAGTATCCAGCCACAGAGTTCGGATGCGAACGCATCGTCGATCAGGTCCGAATCCCACTCCAAATCGCCGACCGACAGTTGCTTAGTCGGAGACTCCTCGGCCGCCGACCGAAGGTGCCGCACGGTTCGCACGGAATCCCCGTCGTGAGCGACGACGAATCCGAGTGCCTGTGATGCGCGCTCGTTCGACGAGAGTCCACCGGCTCGGGCCTGTTCCGCGAGTGTTTCGATTACGGAGTCTTGGACACTGTCGTCGAATGCCGCTAACGTTCCGAGTGCCGTCGCCGCTTTTCGACACCCGGGCGTGTCACTAGCACGAACGAGCACAGCGAGGTTCTTGGAGAGCGATGCGTCGTCGAATACGAAACTAAAGGTGACAAGCAACCCGAGTCGTTTGGCGACCTCGGAATCGATACGGGAGGTATCCGAGACAGCCGATGCCATCACTCGTTGGATCGGCTTTGGAGGACTGTAGGAGTCGGCCGAAGCGACCACCACGCCGAGGGCAGCCTGTGCTTTCTCGGGCCAGAACGTTGGCGTCTCGAAGGCCTCAGCGACGTGTTCGGCGAGCCCCTGTACCGTTTCGCGTTCGTCGTGGGGATCACCGTACGCCGAAATGTAGCCGAGGACACTTTCCGGATCTCCGAGCAGTGGCCGAGCGCCAGAACGCGGCTCGTCTCTGAGGGTAGTCGCGAGTTCGTTGACAACATCGACCGTGTCGTCTGAATCGAGGTAGGCTGTAGCCCTACCGAGTATCGGGAGAAGTTCTTGCTGGCCAATCGGCGACGTTCGTACGCGCTCGGCTAGCGCTTCGAGGTCGACCCCAGTTGGCGAGAGTGCGCCGATCGCGATGAGGTTGCCGAGGACTTCGGCCGCCCGCTTCCACGGGTATGCGGGTCGGGCATAGATATCGGCGCAGAGTGCTTCGATCGCATCACTCTCCGTATCGGCATCGTAGAGCAAAGTGAACAAGAGCCCGAGTATCTCGGCGGCCTCCCCTCGGTCGAAGCTAGTTTCGTTCCTCACGACACGCACGAGAGTCTCGAAGATAGCCGACGTTGACACCTCCGACTCAAAATCGGTCTTCCGAGAGAGTGCTGCCAGACCGATGGCTCCCCAGAGGATTCGGGCGTCTCGACCGCCGACACTGTAACCCTGTAGTTCGTCGAAAGGCTCGGCAGCCAGTTGCAGTGCATCCGTCACGGATGGGCGCATCGCTACGGCTCTTGGCGCCTGCAGAGCGACGAGTGCGAGGAACCGGATGGCAGCGGGGGTCGATCGAGACGCTGAACGATCGGATCCCGACCTACGGAGTTCGTCGATGACGTGGTCGGCAACCGCATCGGCCGTCGTGGAGATATCGATCCGGTCAGTGACGAGGACTGGATCACGGAGTACGAAGCCGTCGAGTA
This DNA window, taken from Natronorubrum tibetense GA33, encodes the following:
- a CDS encoding helix-hairpin-helix domain-containing protein; translated protein: MSTESTTRCEFCGNADETVTTRPGRGAQALCDTCDAWITERMREMTVVVPDAFTCEERGGDVDPATGRTLALDPSLGVVDALEFTTGISYEAIGKLEAAGFETVSDLWTADRDELLAVPYVEPKDVDAIIQGISTQAVQDFEADLDELDDAKDGTEDVFGELSSEDTGTNEPSEKDPDDDAELL
- a CDS encoding HEAT repeat domain-containing protein, giving the protein MTDDDLVDCIETASERDRSFAGLRARAAAARAAATAPPTDTETIEVVAALLAAELDATAAVSERVTGLDAIATDIQATCIDALAATPIDDPTAVGAALPVLGWATHRGRSLDVRTAAAERCLHVMLEADSIPADAVPVTDLMTAFEAGESNVRIQLAATRRGVIGHGGVYAAAAGQAPGTAPDVVRWLLRFEDFEFVNNRISFERGVANVLDTATGERARCVLEVVLEHLDHDDADYRRTAAGALADDPEAVPNGRIEDVLDALARRFDDDTRGIQEDAVEAALALLDRAPSAASTTFERLRSDAPADTVVAGLRDFDEAVPAVQASAVDFLLDVSDGVATDCTARRLGEYLAGGGRHRWTAVGAALFAGAATEVDSDDARNAAASKRLAELAPSADSGDANRVRALAAVTTGAGVEPVHGFVALVGTPGDLAVAVDRDSCLRDTLTACLRSARASDATCRRRARLAVELLTDALQGSDEWSDSDLEVVQDALRAVSDPVDATAESVAMRARVVAPVPESAGVQAPSTLAGLLGHTDVDVREHAVELLAAGSIDAGGEGDDAAQDATAVSDRFVDRLADDEDAVREAAVEAAPSVLGTLSVASSVVIADRLLERAASDDLRSRRRAFDALESVADALPGERIERVATVALLGLASHDSGTRSVAADLLLAVVPRLAADQAAAVAAGVSAASDSYGDVIFDGLDILWALASTPGTEVAVARGFARTLTASRVARDHLTDASVGFDVTHAQVRRLVDGLVTKLAATDADTAADTDADAEAITALDVVATTLPGDRIEPIVDTLAIAAISEDAAVRMAAFDALESVAGAAADAAPRSTWTPLGPLLVHDRPRVRRGALHVVTHVLSAGGDPDAAAVRARESTSTTGASPLAATGSDEGAVLRAVLEDCLTDDESIVRVAATQAIPAVATVHSTPGSSWAVEHLYERMNDDSAQARLAAVEGLRDVIGHADKVRTPVRFRLADLVADDPKVSVRTAAVETLLTLDGAPSRAVINDAAVALQDDVATVRETAVEALPGFVERVEASLDLRSRIIVYLGERIEDDDTGRVRRAAAEAAAEVVASVVDDFDEHDAAGDDLSGKWPPTEWVCDALEDDNAAVRDAVVDNLPSFVAALSGQRAAVAARYLVIAGRESGNYPTDADLAALTALANHLDPTALPPIEKHLVAALPDAEGETVSALAVALGAVTDGQKGFANDVVETLLDRIATSPHPTGPFGQRLPSPRAEAAREVLADLVETFPERFGGRVDPELLTPYVGHERDAVCAAAATVLAAVVEHGENPDAAVRTRDDLRACLAVEDLAEPARLAVLSLLADDRELARSHTLPDDR